AATAGTCGATGGCAGCATATCCTTAAAGGGTTCTTTTTTCACAAAGggtccataatttttttatttttttacaaaaagtgcCAAAGAAAAATGCAACGTTTCAACTACATggtagtctttctcaagcatattaCAGAGTGAATCCGATTACCTTTATATAGTGTATCAAGTACCTCCCCTAACACGTTAGGCCAATTACACAACATCATCGTTGGGTCACAAACATATTTAAAATCCACCAATAAAATACCTTACATGGTGGAGATGGAGACGCGTCCCGAGGTGGGCGTGAGCAGTATGGTCAGTATGTGATCGGGAATGTGTCATGTGACGAAAAGACGTCATTGATTTGGATGAATGAGGGGTGGGGTAAGTGAGCTGGCATGCGCAGTTGCGCTGAGTAGACGTTGGACCCATGTGCGCAATGTGGATGACCCGTCCGTCTTCCTCCATCTCGTCACGCTGTAGGCACTTCTTATGGTTGGTCACTGAACGCGGCAATCACCATGTAAGGTATTTTATTGGTGGATTTTAAATATGTTTGTGACCTAACGATGATTTTGTGTAATTAGCCTAATGTGTTAGGGGAGGTACTTGATACACTatatatgcttgagaaagactaccatgtagtcgaaacgttgcatttttCTTTGgcactttttgtaaaaaaaaaaaaaataaatgtatggaCCCTTTGTGAAAAAAGAACCCTTAAAGGATATGCTGCCATCGActatttatggactatcctgaggatacgtcatcaatagaaaaagcccggacaactCGTTTAAGTTAATGGCAAGAATTTGCAAAATGGGAAACTGATGAATTCTAATTTGTTCTGAGCTTGCCCTGGTTTAGTAGTAGTGTCTCAAACAGCTTGTAAAAGCTAAAAACAGTCAGATGGTTCCACTTATTTCAAGCCATAAAAAACAATGGCTCCCACGTTATCCGTTTCAGGGTCTGAGCTGATCTGGTGTATGACCATTAAGAGTAGGTTAAGATACTAATGTAACAATTGATTTGGTAAGGATACTTACAACTCAGCATTTTTCATTTCTATTTCTCATCAGTTTTTACTATTGGTGTTTGTGCTTTTAGAGACCACATATAATAGACATTGGACTCCTACAAGCCAGCCATCGTCTTACCTAGACACTGGATACCGTCCAGAGCCACCTGAGTCGCACATTCAGCACTGTAAAGGATAACGCCAGCACAATCCTATATTAAAGTGAAATTTTAGCAATTAATcccacaaaatacaaaaaaatgcccAAGACCCTACAATTCTCCTTCAACTATATTATTCATTGAAGAGTAATGTACTGAAGTTCCCAAAATGGAGTCCAATGATATTACCTACTATCCAGCATAACTCAGACGCTTGCCACACCACTTACCTTGGCACTGGAGTGTCCCTTGTCACACGCTCGGGCTACATTATAGACGTACTGACGACATGCCGTCAGACGTGTATACATGTCGGCCATCTTTCCTTGCATGAGCTGCCAAAGAAGAAATAACGGTCTTTGATATGGACAATAAAACATATACCATCAGAGCCTTACAACAGTGCTACTACCAAGGGTCGAACGCTCAAGACCCTGGACGTTCTTTTTAGGCAGTGGGCCCCACACACGTTAGAATACTGTCCGGCAAAACCTCAGTTTTCTGTGGGACCAGTGACAATCTAATGTGCGTGGACGGCTCTGACTCTCCCCTATCAGAGGACGCTGAGGGAGAGACGGATCGGGCACCTTCAGGGTGAACAGTCGACCACTGCTAGACACATCGCTCTCCCTACTGATAACAGCTGACGGCCTGTGTGTAGATCTTCTAGTCGTGCAGGTCCGGGTTTCTTGCAGAACGGGCATATATATCTCACTTTTCAGCGAAAAATTTCGGGGGGCAGCCTTTGAGCTTTTTATTTTATCAATCtactagagatgaatggagtaaCAGCACGCATGTGTGACCACTGCTCCAGTCACTCATTGGACTCAGAACCTGTGTTCTTATCATCACTAGGTCAAATCCCCACAAATGAGATACCCCGTGGACAGTGATAAGTTGTTATGGTGGGTCAGctccgttaaaggggttttccaaaatttttatactgataacctatcctcaggatgtacggtgctgtgctttgtAAGTTGCGAGGACTCATCGCTCACAGGAGTTGccggtgccttcttaaacagctgatctgtgggggtcctgggtgttggaaacCCACCGATCAGATCCAGAGGCTATGTCATCAGCATCAAAACCTCGGAAAACCCACCGATCAGATCCATCACTatcaaaaatctcggaaaacccaccaatcagatccatcactatcaaaatctcggaaaacccaccaatcagatccatcactatcaaaatctcggaaaacccaccgatcagatccatcactatcaaaatctcggaaaacccaccgatcagatccatcactatcaaaatctcggaaaacccctttaagtacaaaaaaaattaataatgttTGATTTTCTTTTAACTTTGTGGCTATACATTTTTCATTTAGGAAACCTTCTCTGGGGTGCCCATTTCTTTCTCGAATGTCCCTTATGGGCAGATGTCTAATTAGTAAGTAGCATATAGCACCTTGGTTAACTTCACTAGACAATAACTGAACCATACGTAAATGACCTCGTCTCGCAGCAGACGTGATGCTGTTGAAGTACTGGCAGCGTCCCATCCTGACCTCTATTATATCTCGTAATGGGGGAGACTTATCAAAATTAGTGGATTAACAGCaaccagattccagctttcattctcAGAAATGTAAGATCCAGTCTGACTGATTTCCATGTCCTCCACTTCACCCAGCCACCAGGTTTGATACATCTTCCCCCACTTTATTTTAGCATCTCACAACTAGCTATGAAGATATaggcatgtttttttttccaaacagTTGTATGGTTTTACCTGGAAATATCCAATTTTTTGACCGAAGGCTTCTCTTGTGTGTAGATAGGGGACTGCATTGTCCAAAACAGCCTGCATGATGCTGAATAATTACAGACAACAAATGTCTTTGGTGATAAATTAAAACAAATTTACTAAACTGGATCATCAGGAGACCTCTTACCACTGTATACATAAGGGGCATTTCGGCTGCCGTGTTGTGTAACCTATAAAGGGGGTCTGTCGCCGGAAATTCACAGGCACAATGTCTTGTGacactagctcagctgaatgtaatgatggcTTTCACTAAGTGAATtttctgctgacagactccctttaatactaaaaaatataaacttatCTGGAAGTTTTTCTCTAGGATTCCATGAACCCAACAGGAAAAAAAACCATGGCATAGTCCATTGGATTCTGTACAGAAGTATTCTCCCCTAACACTGGTTAGTCCTGGTGTCCTGGGTTCGACTCTGACCAtcagctgcatggagtttgtatgttctccccatgtttgcatgggtttcctccaggtactctggaGCGCCTACATGGTGGCCACTAACTTCCCAGGGAGTCCCCCCAGCCACAACCATCTCTGCACTTTAAGCCCCCCTGAGAGAAGTGCAGTACAAATGTTCATCATGGTCATTGACGGCAGTATCTCTAGAGGGAAATATCTGTACATATGGCCCCCAACGTGCCTGTATGGCCTCTATACTCTATTGTACATGAGCTTAAAATATTTGCCCTTGTTCCCCCCCCCTTAAACACCATGTATTTTATCTGCTGTAAATATGTCTAAAATGCTGCACTGCTCTATTTTAAGCTAGTTTACATGACCTCAcagcattataatgctgtgtgtccctgctCGATCTCCACTGCACTGAATTATACTGACAGCATCATGTACatacaattcagtacagcagaggTCAGGCAGGGCTACGAAGCATTATACATCACTGCTGTGTAGTCATGTCACAGGAGCAGCGTTCAGCGTTGTGTGTGTCCTGGAGTGAACAACCTCgtctgaaactagccttactttTACATAGGTAGAAACCCAGTGCTGAGACAGTTAAGATTCTGGCTGCCCGAaatcgccactagagggagctattgAGCTTACTTGCATATTGTTTATATACTGCATGACGTcaccgctgctgctgctgggCAATGAAAGCCTGTGGTGCTGCTAAAATTTAAGCTGTTAAGAGCTCTGTGTCAGCTATGGACATATTGAGAAAATAATTAACACAGAATGTTGGACCTAAAAATTACAGAACACGGTGTTAAAAGGTGGATCTAAAGGAACAAAGAGCCGGTGGATGACACATATCAGAATAAAAACCCTAATGCAGTCATGCGGAAATACTTCTATATTTGTATGTACAAGTAATGGACTAGAAATACTGGTGTGAATATACATGGACACACGAACACCGTCTAGTAGTATCCAGATAGGCACAGTCCAGGCTAGATGTGGCTCTAGATATAACTATAACACtatatagaaaaagaatcgcCATGTATTTCTACTAAAATGGATTATACAAATTACCCCAGTGGGCCTCCGCTGAGCACCAGCCTCTCATAGTCCAGACCGCTCATCAGTACATACACGCCTTTACCAATGTGCCCAAGCATGTTCTTTTCTAGAAAAGAAAGCTATTTTaagaaaaacaatgaccgctaaaGGGGTACTCCTGAAattagacatttatggtataGCGAAAGGATATTCCACTAATGTCCTgttagggtatattcacacgaccgtatgaatgggtccacatctgttccgcaattttggcggaacgggtgcggaccaattcatttcaatggggctgcaaaacatCCATGTGCCGTGcgcatccgttgttctgttccgtggccccggaaaaaaaaaaaatatatatagcaggtcctattcttgtccaggcATCGgcgcggttgtgtgaatgcacccttagaccagggctcgacaaatcccaggcgccaggtcgccatggcgaccaggaatttggtcctggcgcttgggtatttgtcagcccgtttttaaagatgcgctctcggcgcgcaccatggtttcctgagccggcacagtggagaaggagaggagtccctccccactgtgcgcggctgccgctgaccaccaatgagaacagagtaggaggaggaggggagggactgtggccactgcgccaccaatgaatgcctgaataccaatgtgccggccatatcccagccCCTATGACtgtacgctgtgatccgcgcgattaacccctcagttgaggggttaatcgcacggatcacagcgtcctgtcagaggtcgggtgccgggaaagtTTGTCTGCatcggtggcagtgggcagttccgatcggagtcccagcagtgtaatgctggggctccgatcggttaccatggcagccaggagtcacgctactgaagtcctggctgcgatggtatgttagtgagcagcattatacttacgtgcgccgtggccgccgggcgctccttcttctgtctgtgcggctcattgctaatgcttatagcattagcaatgcgccgcacagacctatgagaagaaggagcgaccggcgatcACGgtgcacgtaagtataatgctgctcactaacataccatcgcagccaggacttcagtagcgtcctggctgccatggtaaccgatcggagccccagcattacactgctgggactccgatcggaactgcccactgccaccgatggggaggaggagggggaccagagggggctgataagagggagaggctagaggggctgatcagaggggagggggggctgatcagaggctggggggcacatgataggctggctgccatggtcagctccctgctgttgtgtgcacaaagcacagggcagcagggagagtgtgaagtcctattcaccctaatagagctctattagggtgaatatgacaagggttctagcccttaaggaggctaatagttattaaataaaaagtaaaaaaaaaaaaagtttaaacccccccaaatatagaaaacaatatatcgcgatatatatcgcacatgcttaaaattatatcgcaatatagattttatgacgcggctccgcctggctcctaacttttttagctggctcctagattccaaggaaatttgtcaagccctgccttaggcctagttcacacgaacgtatggctttttcagtgttttgcagtccgtttttcacggatccgttgttccgttttttgtttccgttgtgttttcgtttctgttccgtttttccatatggcatatacagtatacagtaattacatagaaaaaattgggctgggcatgaaattttcaatagatggttcagcaaaaacggaacagatacggaagaaatacggatgcatttccgtatgtgttccgttttttttgcggacccattgacttgaatagagccacggaacgtgatttgcaggcaataataggacatgttctatcttttaacggaacggaaaaacggagtacattccgggttttttgcggaaccgttgaaattaatggttccgtaaacggaccacaaaaaaaagccCGTACAAtcgcaaaaaaaaagtttgtgtgaactaggccttagactGATCATTGTAAAGAAGCAAACTGTTGATATTCCCTCGTGCCAGACATTTATGCCATATCCCATTAAGCCATAGATGCCTATGGTCAGGACCCCCCTTCATCTAAAACGCACTGATTTGTGTGATCCTTTTGTTCAGTATAGGAATATATGCTACTGAGATGAATGATCCTTCACAACCACAGCTCTGGATTTACTAACCTGGGATCTTGCAGTCTTCAAATACGAGCTCACATGTGTTTGAGCCTCTCATGCCCAACTTGTCAAGTTTCTGGGCCGTGCTAAATCCTGGTGTGCCCTGAAGAAGAAAAATTACAATTGTGGCTGCTCATCACAGACGTGATGGTATGGGCCCAGGGATATTCACCTTCTCCACGATAAAAGCAGAAATTCCGTGCGCTGCCGGCTTTATATCGGAGTCAGTCTTTGCGTAGACGATGAGCACATCAGCGTCAGGTCCATTAGTAATCCAAAACTTATTGCCGTTCAGGACATAGTAGTCGCCTACAAAGAGATAATTATTAAAGGGTTTAAACTAGCAAAAAACGGCAACATGTTAAATAAGGCAAAAGCAttataaaagtgacaccattatATTGTAGGCTAACGAGAAATACTACAATGGAGCCTCCCTGTCCGGGAAACCTGCACTCAAAAGTTTTCTGATTAGGCAAGAACGAGCATGATCAAAATGTATACAAAGCCTTAGAAGATTTCCATTTTCTTCAACAATCCGATTCTAATTTAGTCCATCAGACAATAGCTTTGATTGTTGTAAGATACGATACTTCCTCTGTTCTGTTTatttccccttaaaggggttcttcaggcttttgatattgatgacctctcctcaggataggtcatcaatatcagattggcgggggtccccctcccccccgctGATTGGCTGTATGAGGAGGCACAGTGCCCACGTGCTACTGATGCAGCtaggtctatggcaaagcagtggCGAGCAGGAAgacagaagggagacggcacggtgccctgtcttcatacagctgatcggcggcggtgccggatgttggacccctgccaatctgatattgatgagctatcgtgAGGATAGTTGAAAATGAGACCGGCACTCACTCAAATGCAGTTTCTTTCCTTTATTGGTCACATAAAAGAAGACACTTGTGACGCATTTCGGCTCAGAgaatgagcctttctcaaacattctcttagccgaaacgcgtcataacAAGTGTCTTCTTTTATGTGACCAATAAAGGAAAGAAACTGCATttgagtgagtgccggtcttatcTTAAACTATGTACATGGGGGGCCGACCCCTTGACACGTGCACCACGCTACTGAGAGGACGGAGTGCCGACTGTTTTTTActcaactatcctgaggataggttatcaatattaaaagcctggagaacccgttTAAATAGTCCCTAAAAtgtcaacaaactttgcataaatcaatagtgcaCGTgagtataagaaactttgtaatatattgtATTAGAGAAATATTCTTCTCTCTCACCGGTCCTGAGATTACCATATAAAtacctggcagtgtagggcatACTGATGACATGTGATATTGCTCATTTTTTTTCTATGCGCTGCTCTGTTCCCCCCCATAGATCCTTCACACCTCATTAGAAACACCAGCACCTACTTTTCTTCTCTGCCTTCAACCTCATGGATACGACATCAGAGCCAGAATTTGGTTCACTCATGGCAAGTGCTCCTATGTgttccccactgatcagctgagaAAAGAGAAGAAATATGGGCAACGAAAAGGTTAGTATAATAGATGAAATACGAATAACCAATAATCTTAATATATGCTCTCTAGGTAACACAGGGAGCAACCCAATCAGTGGATTTTCAATGTAttttaagatatttttttttacatttatgtaaacttattaggagaaaaaaaacaaaaacattacacCGTTGTCTGTGCATATAGGATCTGTTAGAGCACAGGTGACTTCTGGGGTCCATATAAAATAGCCAGCCCTTCAATATTCCTCCCAAGTAGCCCTTACAGATCGGCTTGgccgagtgtgcatgtgttcATGATGGGTAGTAAACTGCTGATAGACACCTGTCAGTGGCTTATTTCTCAAAAGATTGAGTTTTGAAATTCCACACGGCCGATCCCTCTTTCCCCTGACATCAAAAGTCTGCGAGTGGTGGCACACACCCCATACGATCAGCAGGCATGGCCGACTTTACTCATATGCATATGGGTACTTTAAGTGCAACTCAGGTGCTGACATACGTGTAACTGTCACACGTAATGGGGAGGGGACAACACAAGAAAACACACAGAAAGAAATAAACCAGAGAGTCTAGACctcaaagctaaggaagagggatggtgacctcctaagaatccctagagctctccctgattcctgccagtatgagtagaccctgaaggtggaaaaactcatacaccggaacctaggccctggagaccctggaagCCCTAGGAAGGGTGGCAGGGAATGCGACTGTTGGTTCTTTCCCAGGTGAAGGacccagtgtctccctgaggcctagaaacacaaCACACAAGTGTCACAACAAAACGCACAACAAAAGCACTTATCTTTAAAGAGGGAATGGAGAAGCCGGTGATCCacaggaacaacacaccagctcaacaaACACCAAGCAGGAAAtttcaaccgcatggtaagcagtgtgagagtggactaaatagagcctcagtgaTGACCACAGGCGTGTGGTCATCACTAAACAACAAACTGCAAGGTGAGAACCGagactgtcagatagcctcacgtgctgccaatcttcctgatcttctcacctctgtcacgggAGTACTATATCAGTACTATAGAATTAGATCATCAATTTGGTAGAGACGGGGTGCTAATCTGAAAGCACTAAGAGGTTACACTGACAGACCTCATGGGCAGGCCACCGTTAACCTAATATCCCTAGACTAGACCTACACAAGGAACTATACAAGTGCCCACAAGGCGACTGGGGAACAACATGCCCCAGGGGTTGTATGGCACCTTTCTCTACtttattggctgttttggaaaagAAAATGCCTTGCATCTAAAGCCACCCATTTATAGAACCTTGTTTGACCAGCACCTTCCCCATAAACTTGTCAGATGTGTCCTTCTCCCCAGTATTTAGACTGTTCTCCTGCCCTCATATATATTAGGTTGTGAGCCCACCCTGAAGAAGTTGGCATCAGCTGTGAGGCAGGTAGCATTTAGGGGTTCCAGGGTCTCCCACCCATTTATGTCTGTTAGGGCGTAGTAAAGATGTGCAGATCCTAAGAAACCTCACCCTTGTGAAGGGTTGTAGATAATGGTTTGTTTCCCAGGGTTATGGATTCTGTAGACACATGGTCAATAACACTTAACACTTAGGGCGTACCTTAGgaagatatttttctttctggGCTTCATTTCCATTTCTCACTAGCTGGTTGACGCAGAGATTGGAGTGGGCTCCATAGCTGAGGCCAACCGCCGCTGACACACGTGAGATTTCCTCCACTACCAAGACGTGCTCCAGGTAACCCATGGCAGATCCACCATACTCCACTGAAACAGATAGGAATAAATGACAAGTTTACTCCTAGTCACTGAGGTAAGTCACTGACCCTGTTAGGCtagcttcacactagcgttagggatccgGCAAGGAGCAgtctgctggatctctctgcattgCCAGAAGCTTGAACGTCTCCGCCCAGAACCAGCGGAAATCGGGCAGAAGAAAAACGTCTGCGGGCAATCCAATCCTATATCACAGTGAACCACGTCCACCAGGGACAAGGTGAGACCGAATACCCACTGTATATTTTTTAGCCAGCTCAGTCATGTGTGCCATGGCAGCCTCAGTGGTGACGGGTGCCTAagtggcatgtgacccagcagtagcgtgccattggctgcagtagcagtgcacatGACCCCGTCCACCTGGAATTTACCATATGGGGACCGGAAGGACAGTGACCAGAGCTAAGAGGCGGGATGGAGCGGAGAGGAACAGGTCCAGTATCTCAGGCTGGGATGGAGATTAGAAAGTCCCTTTTAATTATAGCTATTTggctttaaaactttttttttttttaggaattatTAGGATTACACTGTATAGGTAAAGTCGCTTTTGATGCCTAGAATGCTGTAAAACCTGCCTACAACTAAACAATACTACAGACCTGTACAGCGTGCTTACTGTAGGTCAGTGTGAACGGTGTACTAACCAGGAGCGGTGATACCCAGGACTCCGAGGTCTCCAAGCTTCTTCCAAAAGTTCTGTAAAGAAAATATATAGAATCATTTACGTACAATGCGAGCACGGCTGTCTGTACTGGAATCTAACTGGTAACATACTGGCCGGATGAGAAAGGAAAGGCGGAAATGTATGGACACTCTACAGGAGATACAGGCGCGGGGGGAGAGGGGTAGCGGGTGTGTTGTGAGTCAGGGATAGGTCGTTATCTACATTTCATTTCAGAAAGGcctagagctggagagggtccagaggagggcaactaaaataataactggaatagggggactatcaacattagggttattcactttaggaaaaagacgactgaggggagatctaattactatgtataaatatatcaggggtcagtacagagatctctcccatcatctatttatctccaggactgtgacgaggggacatcctctgcgtctggaggaaagaaggtttgtacacaaacatagaagagtattctttacggtaagagcagttagactatggaactctctgcctgaggaggtggtgatggtgagtacaataaaggaattcaagaggggcctggatgtatttctggagtgtaataatattacaggctatagctactagagaggggtcgttggtccagggagttattctg
The sequence above is drawn from the Bufo bufo chromosome 11, aBufBuf1.1, whole genome shotgun sequence genome and encodes:
- the IVD gene encoding isovaleryl-CoA dehydrogenase, mitochondrial, producing MAVLLRRLVSHCRRGWPLSAQSTRWSSAVPVDDAVNGLSEEQRQLRHTLHRFLQEHLTPKAQEIDEQNEFKDMKNFWKKLGDLGVLGITAPVEYGGSAMGYLEHVLVVEEISRVSAAVGLSYGAHSNLCVNQLVRNGNEAQKEKYLPKLISGEHIGALAMSEPNSGSDVVSMRLKAEKKSDYYVLNGNKFWITNGPDADVLIVYAKTDSDIKPAAHGISAFIVEKGTPGFSTAQKLDKLGMRGSNTCELVFEDCKIPEKNMLGHIGKGVYVLMSGLDYERLVLSGGPLGIMQAVLDNAVPYLHTREAFGQKIGYFQLMQGKMADMYTRLTACRQYVYNVARACDKGHSSAKDCAGVILYSAECATQVALDGIQCLGGNGYINDYPMGRFLRDAKLYEIGAGTSEVRRIIIGRAFNALYK